A stretch of DNA from Streptomyces xanthii:
CGCTGCTTCACGGTGCGGTAGATGCCCGCGGTGGCGCGCCGGACGGTGATCGCGTCGGGGTGGTCGACGTCCAGCTCGTCCAGTTCGTCCAGCACGCTCAGGCAGATGGCGAGGCGCTCGGGGTCGATGCCCGGGCCGTACGCGGTGTCCGTGGCCTCGGCCGCCGTCGGGGCCTGGTTGTCCTCTGTCACGGTCATCGCCGCTGCTGTTCCTCGTGTCGCTCGTGCCGCGCCGATGCCCGGTGGCCGCGCGACTGCCAAAAGGCGGCACCTTACAGGTCACTCAGCTGATCCCGCCAGCTCCGGAGGATACTGGGGCGGGCGGGGTCGGCCAAATGACGGACGTCACGCCCGGGAGGCGCCGCCGGGGCTCGCGGCGCGCTCGCACTCCTCGGTGAGCACCCGCAGCTCGGTGCGCAGCGCGGTGGCGAGCACGTCGAGGTCGGGCACGGCGACGCCGTCGGCGACGAGTCCGTAGTGCACGCGGCCCCGGTACGTGGAGACGGCGACGGCGAGGGACTGCCCCTGGGCGAGCGGGGCCAGCGGGAACACCTCGGTGAGCGGGCAGCCGCCGAGCTTCAGGCCGAGGCTGGGCAGCGGGACGCTGGTGACGAGCAGGTCGAACAGGAGCCGGGCGTTCTGCCCGACGAAGGAGCCGCCGAGGCGGTGGCCGAGCGGCGGGACGTGGTCGGCGAGCAGGGCGACCGCGCCGGCGCCGCGGCTCGGGCCGTGGTCCTTGCGCCGGTCCATGGTGGCCCGTACGACGCGCAGCCGCTCCAGGGGGTCGCGCTCGCCGACGGGGAGCCGGACGAGATAGCCGGACAGGCGGTTGCCCTGCGGGGTCGCGGTACGGGGGCGGCGGCGGGAGACGGGGACGAGGGCGCGGGGCTCGACGCCCTCGCTGCCGTCGCCGCGCTCGTCGAGCCAGCGCCGCACGGCACCCGCGACGAGAGCGATGAGGACGTCGTTGACGGTGCCGCCGACGCTCTTGCGGATGCGGTGCACGTCGTCGAGGTCGAGCACGACGCCGGCGGTGCGCCGGGTCCCGCTGCCGGGCGAGGTGAGGGCGGGCGAGGTGCGCACGCCGAGGGTGGCGCGGGCGACGGAGGCGCCGATGGACAGGGCCTGCGCGGTGCTGCCGACGACGGAGCGGACGTGGTCGGGGTAGCGGCGCGGGTCGAGGTCGGCGAGGGTGAGCTCGCGCATGCCGGAGAACGGCAGGCGCAGGCCGCGGCCGCGCTGCGGTTCGGGTTTCGGGGCGCGGGCGAGCGGCAGGTCCGTCGGGTCCATGACCGCGGCGGCGAGGGTGAGGGCGCGCAGGCCGTCCGCGAGGGCGTGGTGGAACTTGAAGAGGACGGCGAAGCCGGAGCCGTCCGCCGCGGGCAGCACGTGGGCCTCCCACGGGGGCCTGCGCCGGTCGAGGGGCCGCTCCATGAGGGCGCCGGCGGCGGCGTGGAAGTTCTCGACGGGGACGCCGAGGCGGACGTGCTCGCGCGGGTCGAAGTCGCGGACGGGCACCCGGGCGGCGCCGCCGACGGGGAACAGCACCCCGGCGAGACGCATGCGCAGTCCGGGGACGGCGGCGGCGCGGGAGGCGAGCAGCTCGTACGCGTGCCGGGCGGCGCTCTTCCCGTCGCCGGCTCCGTCGAAGACGCCGAGCGCGCCCAGGTGCATGGGGTGCTCGGCGGTCTCGATGTTCCAGAACGCCAGGTCGAGGGGGGCGAGCAGGTCCGAACTCTGCGCAGTCATGGAGTGCTCTCGCGTCGAGGACAGGGGAGTCGCAGTCAACCCCGATCGATCGATTACGGTCAAGTACGATCCGCGCACAGACAGTTAACACTTGATTAAGAGGCGCCCGAATGGTGTCGGGCGTGACTCGTGTGGCAGAAGTGCTCTGCCGGATCAGGCGGCGAGCACCGCGGGCCGCCTCGCCGCGAGGAGCTGGACCCCGACGGCGAGGGCGCAGGCCACCCCTCCCCCGGCCCAGATCGCGAGATAGGCGGTCCGGGACGGCGTGTCCGTCGTGCCGATCACCAGGCCCGCCAGGACGGTGCCGAACGCGGCGCCGCCGATGCTGCCGCCGAGGGTCTTGAGGTTGTTGTAGACGGCGGTGACGCTCGCCGTGCGGTCGGCCGGGCCGGCCTCGACGACGACGGTGGGCAGTCCCCCGAGCGCGAGGCCGCAGCCGATCCCGGTCAGCGCGTTGGCGGCGGTGAACGGCGCGAGCGCGGTGTTCGCCCCGATCAGGCCCAGGTATCCGGCCGCCAGGAGGGTGAACGCCACGAGGAGGAGGCGCCGGTAGCCCATGCGGGCGGCGAGCGGGGCGCAGAGCACGGAACCGGCGAACGCGGTGAGGTGCGGGACGACGCCGTAGACGCTGATCTGCCAGGCGGCGAGTCCGAAGCCGTATCCCTCGTCGCCGGGTGAGGCGGCCATGAAGCTGACCCCGACGGCCTGCCCACCGAGCATCACGGCGCCGAGCACGAACGCGGAGGCGAGGTAGGGGGCGCTGTGCCGGTGGGCCAGGGCACGGACGTCCACGAGCGGGTGCGGGTGGGCCAGTTCGAGCCGCGTCCACACCGCCAGGAGCACGACGGCCAGGAGCAGTCCGCCGAGGGTGAGCGGGGAGCCCCAGCCCCAGGCCGCGGCGCGGGAGACCGTGCCGAGCAGGACGACGAGGGCGAGCGCGAGCAGGACGGCGCCCGCGCGGTCCATGCGCCCCTCCGGCCGGGTGCCGGACTCGGGGATCGCGGTGAAGGACACGGCGACACAGGCCGCGGCGAGCGCGGCGAGGACGAACAGGGTGAGGCGCAGGTCGCCGGTCAGCGAGAGCAGGGGCCCGGCGAGCGCGTGTCCGAGGACCGAGCCGAGGGTGAGCGCACCGACGAGGAGGCCGACGGCCCGGCGTCCGCCGTCGACGCTGAGCCGGTCCCGGACGAGGCCGATCTCCAGCGGGAGCAGCGCGGCGAGGGGGCCCATCAGGGCGCGGCCCACGAGGAGCACGGCCAGGTTCGGGGCGCAGGCGACGAGCAGTGTGCCGGCCGCGATCGTGGCGAGTGCGACCCGGATCATCCGGCGGTGTCCGTACAGGTCGCCGAGCCGCCCGAAGGCCGGGACGCTGATCGCGGCGGCCAGGAACTGGACGGTGGTGAACCACTGGGCCTGGCCCGTGGTGATGCCCTGCCAGTCCTGGACGGCGGGGACGAGGGGGACGGCAGCGCCCTGGAGGAAGCCGCTGACGAGCTCGAAGGCGACGAGCAGCCCGACGACCGTACGGACTCTGCCGTCGGCCGGGGCCGTCATGCCGCGCCGCCGCGGGCGAGGCGCTGCTCGGCGAGCTCGGTGAGCAGGGCGGCCTGCCGGCCGAGCACCCGGTCGTCGAAGACGGCGTGCGGCGAGTGGTTCATGGGGGCGGTCGACGCGTCGACGCCTTCGGGGGCCGCGCCCACCAGAAGCATCGTGCCGGGGGTGCGCCGCAGGACGAACGCGAAGTCCTCGGAGCCGTTGGCCGGGTGCGGGGCTTCCAGGACCTGGGTCGGGCCGAGCAGTTCGCGGGCGGCCTCCAGGGCGAAGGCGGTCTCGCCCGGGTCGTTGACGGTGACCGGGTACTGGACCCGGTAGTCGGTCTCGGCGTCGACGCCGTGGGACTCGGCGATGCCGCGCACCAGCCGCGGCAGGCCCTCGATGAGCTGTGCGTGGGCGGCCTCCGAGTAGCTGCGCACGGTGGCCTCGAAGGTGGCGGTCTCCGGGATGACGTTGGCCTGGGTGCCGGCGTGGAAGCTGCCGACGGTGACGACGACGGGGTCGAAGATGTCGAAGCGCCGGGTGACCCAGTTCTGCAGGGCGGTGACGATCTCGCAGGCGACCGGGACGGGGTCCTTCGCACTGTGCGGGGTGGAGCCGTGGCCGCCGGCGCCGCGCACGGTGACGGTCAGGACGTCGGAGGCGGAGGTGACGGTTCCGGGGCGGGTGGCGACGAGGCCGCCGGGCAGCCGGTTCGCCGCGACGTGCAGGGCGAACGCGGCGTCGAGCGGCTTGCCGGCGGCGTCGAGGACGCCCTCCTCGATCATGCGTCCGGCGCCGTTGTGCCCCTCCTCGCCGGGCTGGAACATGAACACGACGTCGCCCTGGAGGTGTTCGCGGCGCTCGGCGAGCAGCGTCGCGGCGCCGACGAGCCCGG
This window harbors:
- a CDS encoding M20 metallopeptidase family protein, translating into MSITERARELQPDLVRLRRALHREPELGLALPRTQEKVLAALDGLPLEITPGRAIGSVTAVLRGGRPGGAVLLRGDMDALPVTEKTGLDYASEVPGAMHACGHDLHTAGLVGAATLLAERREHLQGDVVFMFQPGEEGHNGAGRMIEEGVLDAAGKPLDAAFALHVAANRLPGGLVATRPGTVTSASDVLTVTVRGAGGHGSTPHSAKDPVPVACEIVTALQNWVTRRFDIFDPVVVTVGSFHAGTQANVIPETATFEATVRSYSEAAHAQLIEGLPRLVRGIAESHGVDAETDYRVQYPVTVNDPGETAFALEAARELLGPTQVLEAPHPANGSEDFAFVLRRTPGTMLLVGAAPEGVDASTAPMNHSPHAVFDDRVLGRQAALLTELAEQRLARGGAA
- a CDS encoding wax ester/triacylglycerol synthase family O-acyltransferase; this translates as MTAQSSDLLAPLDLAFWNIETAEHPMHLGALGVFDGAGDGKSAARHAYELLASRAAAVPGLRMRLAGVLFPVGGAARVPVRDFDPREHVRLGVPVENFHAAAGALMERPLDRRRPPWEAHVLPAADGSGFAVLFKFHHALADGLRALTLAAAVMDPTDLPLARAPKPEPQRGRGLRLPFSGMRELTLADLDPRRYPDHVRSVVGSTAQALSIGASVARATLGVRTSPALTSPGSGTRRTAGVVLDLDDVHRIRKSVGGTVNDVLIALVAGAVRRWLDERGDGSEGVEPRALVPVSRRRPRTATPQGNRLSGYLVRLPVGERDPLERLRVVRATMDRRKDHGPSRGAGAVALLADHVPPLGHRLGGSFVGQNARLLFDLLVTSVPLPSLGLKLGGCPLTEVFPLAPLAQGQSLAVAVSTYRGRVHYGLVADGVAVPDLDVLATALRTELRVLTEECERAASPGGASRA
- a CDS encoding MFS transporter, with the protein product MTAPADGRVRTVVGLLVAFELVSGFLQGAAVPLVPAVQDWQGITTGQAQWFTTVQFLAAAISVPAFGRLGDLYGHRRMIRVALATIAAGTLLVACAPNLAVLLVGRALMGPLAALLPLEIGLVRDRLSVDGGRRAVGLLVGALTLGSVLGHALAGPLLSLTGDLRLTLFVLAALAAACVAVSFTAIPESGTRPEGRMDRAGAVLLALALVVLLGTVSRAAAWGWGSPLTLGGLLLAVVLLAVWTRLELAHPHPLVDVRALAHRHSAPYLASAFVLGAVMLGGQAVGVSFMAASPGDEGYGFGLAAWQISVYGVVPHLTAFAGSVLCAPLAARMGYRRLLLVAFTLLAAGYLGLIGANTALAPFTAANALTGIGCGLALGGLPTVVVEAGPADRTASVTAVYNNLKTLGGSIGGAAFGTVLAGLVIGTTDTPSRTAYLAIWAGGGVACALAVGVQLLAARRPAVLAA